CTTACCCTGCTGCTCTGTAGTTTCACAGAAAGTGTTTCTGAGCTGGGTATCGGGTGCTGAAGTGGCTTTGCAGGTTTAGACCTTTGTGAAAAAGCAAGTCCCTGTTACCTACTGTCATGCTTTGGTGGTATTTTTATACGTGTGAAAAGAAAAGCGGATGGTCTCTTTATTTTGCAGGGATATTTCTTCAACGGCACTGGAATCCCTGCCTAGTTACGGGCTCGAGGCCATTCAGGTCTTAAATGCAACGTCATCTTACTCATTAAAGAGACTACCACCACTGGATAAATTCAGCAGTCTTCTGGAAGCTGCTCTAACGTATCCCAGCCATTGCTGTGCTTTTCGAAATTTAAGGACAGAAAAGTAAGTCCAAATAGCACGTTATTGCACTGCAGTACTTCAGAAGCTCCAAAATGGTAATTATGCTTTATTCAGCTCATGAGGTTTGATTATCCTTATTCCAGTTACAAGGAAGCTGTGGTATGTAGCGAGGCCTTGCACAAAACAACAGATCTCTGCTAAAGCCAGAAAAATTATCTCCATTTATTTTAGAACAGAAACGGATCCCATCCTTTGCACAGGATCTGCCAGCAGGAACATTATTCTGAGTTTGCTTAAAGCTTGTATTTTTCTTGGTATCTCAATTAAAAAGCCTACTGGCACATGGAAGATAGATCTCCATCCATAGTGTGTTgccctaaggaaaaaaaaaaaaaaaaagaaccccctGTAGCCTTTAGCTATGTAGCTTATTTAATGCAGGTGATATGATGGCCTCGTAGAAAAGGCAGGCTTTCAATTACCCACCAAAATTAGAACCTGACACAAGCCTAAAGGAAGAGGTTACTCGGTTTAGTTCCAGTCATTTCAGATAACAATAGACAGTATTGCTCTCCCCACAACTGGAAACGGTGGTGCAGTGAGAGCTTTGCATCTGCTAATTCAGGGCAGTCAATCTGATACAACTGGAGctaatttttcagcatttctgttccAAAGAAGTCAACCCTCGGCTGGCTTTAGGCAGCCAAAGCACCTCCAAATGAGTTTAGTTGAAGCTATGAGGATGCCTCACTTCTCCTCTGTCTCAAATAAAGGCTACAGAAGAGACGTACTGAGCAGTCATTTGTGAGAAGTCTGATCTGTGTGACTTGGATGCCATCGCGCCAGGACTGCATTGCAAAGGCAGGAGCAGAATCCAATTGTTTAGGGTAAAATTAGCGGTGATGCTATGCTTTCTCTGCCTACCTCATTTTACTAAGTGGTTCCTGGTTCTGCAAGAATAGAGCAAAGATTCTACAGTCAAGGGTTTCCATTGCTACCGAACTCTGATTCGGTCCCAGATCAAGTCTCTGAGTGTATTAAATGCAAAAGGAACTCTGGGACAGAAATAATAGTATTATATTCATTCTGATGAAGATAACTACGTTTCTGATATTTTCAGGTGCTTGACTTTGCAATGTGATCATACTTTATAAAAACAGGCATGCTTTAGTAAGTCACTTTCTTATGTTTAGTGACTGTTTTCTTAgtaaactggggaaaaaaaaccaaaccaacctgCAAATCAGGAAACTAGACTGGCCTCCTAACTGGAACATTAGGAGGGTTCAGAGCAGTGCTGATCTGTTACCTGTCTTcacagccctggctgctggAAAAACCTGTACAAGCAACAGGCTGTTATACTCTATATGAGCAGCTACTGCAAAGGAATGAGAGGCAGATCTCTGGCTGTTCCTTGTCATCTGCTGATGACAGCAGAAGACCACGGAGACTGAGACCTCCCAAGACTTCCCCAGGTTACACAGGGAAGAGTCTTTGTGTGGTTATGCTTTTTCACGGTCACACAGCTGCAGCCTGTTTCTGTCTCCTTCTACCCCCTTCTGTTGTCCTGTACTGTACATACAGTCATACCACCCAGTTTTTATTACCCCTGCCCCATATCCCATTCCTTAGCACCTATAGACTGCACTCTCTGATCAGTGAGATATGGTGATAAGGTCTTACATCTGACCGGGCAAGCAGGTTCACTTAAGTCAGCACCACAGACATTAGGGAAATAAAGTCCTCAGACCAAACACTCTTGAGATTTCTGGGGTACAGCTGTGGCGTGCTCATTCCCTGAGCCTTGTAAGAGAGGTAGAAGGCAGCATTCAGTTCCCTAGACTTTCTTCCACTGGCTTGAatgtgggggggcaggggggaaaagCAGGTTATACCGCATCTTcaaaaaattacaagaaaaaacaacttctgTTGCCGTCCTATTATTTATAAGTGTCACATAGTGGCTTAGATTGGTATCATATTTCTCTCATTATACATAAAACTTTCTATAAGCTTCCAGGTGTCTGATTCTCTTAAGAGTACACAAAAGATCTTAGTATTTTTACTAGCTCTTTCTACTGTTGCAGCAATGAGGTCAGACAAAGCCATTTCCATTCACACTGGCAGAGTACCTGGCCCATACTTTCAAAGCCTCAAACCCAGAGATTTTGCCAAATATGTCATCTTTCAACTTGTACTCTTCAAATTGCTTTACTTCCAGCGTGTAAAGCGCACCCTCAGATCccaaacaggttttaaaatagaGTATCAGGCCAGCTTCTCAGCATTTGTTAACATGCATGTCTCTAAAAGCCAGCCTAACTGCAACCATTCATACTGGTGGAGAATCTGGCCCACTTCAATACAATATTTCATAAAGCAAAACATACCTTTTAATTCCAGCTCAAGTTAtttcactataaaaaaaaaaaacatcatgAACAATAACAGAGCTGAAAGACCATCCTTATACCCCCCATGAGGTACTGCCTACTGTTGCCTGTGAAGATCACTTGCAGAGAAGATGAGCATTTGGCCAAAATCCAGACTGCAACTCAACTTTCTTTTCATCCTTCTTTCAGACAAAATtccttgctttccatttttgaCAACTTCTCCAAAGAGTGTGAAAGCACCATGACGAGACCAACTAATGAAATATTGTAAGTACCTCTCTGCATACAGATGCTGGACGTAGCAAATATGGACCTCCTCCTCCCGCTGTTCGTGTGTTTTTCCTAGAACAGCATGTCTTTTGCTGCCGATTCAGTCACCCTTACAAGTTGCACAGTGGTAATTTTACTGTCTTTAAACCAAGATTTGTGATTTTGATGttcaaaaggaaagggaaaaaaaaaaaccaaaacaaaaacaaaccataaTTTCATGAGCTTTACTCACTCCAGCTTCTCTTCTAAATTCTTGAAAGACTTTCAAAACAGTGATTAAATACTTAATAAGTTAATGGCCTACATGGAGACTTTTCAGGCCCTGAGATAATTACAGTTGTTTGTGTGATTCAAAGAAGAGCTGctactgttaatattttttgtaCCTATAGAAAAGATAATTAGAAGTTCTGTATGTCAGTAGTTTTCCATGGTAGAAATAGAGTCCCTGAGTTAGAAGTGTGATGACCCCATGGAATTGGTTTACCTCTTCTAAATGTGTCTTTTGCTGTCATCACAGTTCTGTTTGACAGCGTGCagtgggacagtgagaaaggcTAACATCAAAACTGTTGCATTGGCCATACCGGATGACAGAGGCTCTAAACCCATATTTAATGGGGAAGtttaaggatttgctactatTCATCCCTCTACAGCTAAATGGGAGTCCCAAGGTCTCATGGGGTCAGAGCATTTTACAAGTCTAGAAAAAACGAGGGTATGGTCATAAAATTTCAACAGCTAAATACAGCTGAAATGTGATCGATTCATTGGGATAGTGTCCAAGGAAGTCAGTATCTTGTTTGCTGGTTGGTGAGGCCTCCTGCACTTgccatttggttttatttggcCTTTTGTAAAGCAACGGCTGCCTTGATTCTCTTGTCGCCGCTTCTCatttgctgcctgccagcagcatCTTTGACTGCCTCCCTTAGTCAGTCCTGTCCACCCCACTCCTAACTGCAAAACCGAAGCACTTCAGGACTACAAAAAGGCAAAGTCCAGGCAGTCAACAAGACCAAGAATATATTGCCTCTATCAGCGGTGACTTTGGGGAGAAGCAAGGTGAGGCAAGGAGGTAAACACAGAGCATTAGATCACATTATAAAGGCAAGTGAAGTGACACCCCAGTGAGGAATATGATCACACAAGTCACCAGTGCCTATGCCAGAGTAATCCCCCTGATTAGGATTAGCATCTGTTACACTCCTACTGTGTGTTAGTCTGTCCAGTCTATTGGCTCCTGAAGCCTTTTGCTTTGGTAAATCCCAATCCCAGCAATTCTCTGAGCAGACATTATATTAAACAAATGGAAGGTCACGATTCACAGGCTGAACGGCCGCAAATTGCACAGTTTGGGAGCCACAGCAGAAATCAGCTGAAAGTCACGAGCTCTTactagaaaaaaacaagacCTTGCACATGGCGCCATGTTTATATGGCCTCTCAGAAAATCACAATCCTTTTAGGATAACAAGATTGGGAAGTTATTTGCCCAACAGGAATAGCTGAAAAGCAGCTCAGCTTCATTTGCCGGTTAAgaccctgctccagcaaaaTAGTTTAATGTACATGCTTCAGTAGATGTGGAAGTTTAAGCATGTATTTAAGTTATCCCAAAGCTACCAGTTGTCCTCAACAGAGATGCTTTCCAGGTCTCACACTGCAGATTAAGTGTTTGCCCACCAAACACTCACAGTCAGGATGATTGAGTAGTTGTGAAATAGGTACCTGTTCTGACAGGGGATCAGAAGAGACactccttttaaaatgtttcttccttGGTAGGCTTATCCCCACACTACTGATGGCCTAGCGAttgaaaaatgtttactttaaaCACCTAAAATGTTTATAATTAGGCATTAGGTCCAGTCTAAACTTAATATATTCCTACCCATCAACATTATCTAGTTAACCATACCCTTCTACTCCTCACTTTATAATACTGCGAACATCAAATTCCTCAGCACTTCCCAAGTCATACGTAGTCTCAAGATTTTGTTCAGTAAGTGCGTTTCCTAAGGGAGATAAGGGTGCACAGTTAAAATCCTTAGGTTATTTTAGCTTGGCTTCTATAACTGTCTGATACACCTATGTGCATCAAACCTACAATCCATCAACTCCAGTGTTACTGTAGTTTGAACTGCAGTCTACTGGCAGCATGACACGATGGCTTGCTTACAAAGCAGTCAAGATAAAGTACTTATTTGTAAGTAAGCTGTATAAGAAAGCATTCCCATGGATGCGACTATGACCTCTGCTGCTCTCCAAGGCTGCTACCCAAAGAAAAGGCATCCTTACAAGGCTTCATTATATGTAAACACCCTGTAGAAACACACATAGGAAGTAACTTTTGAAACAACTGTTATCTGTTGTATTTTACAAAAGAGCGTGAGCAGCATGTAACAAATAGTTCACTTCTACttgggggggttggtttttttaatagttacaACACATCGCTGTGGTCATCAGAAAAGAACACGTACCTGTTTGCAACAGGTGAAGAAACCTCTCCTTACAGCTACTCAGCCATTTTCGATGACGGCGAAGTGACTGGCTTCGACTTTGAGTATGACTTTTGTCAGCCTAAAATACTCACGTGCACTCCAGAACCAGATGCATTTAACCCCTGCGAAGACATCCTGGGATACAGCTTTCTCAGAGTCCTGATCTGGTTTATAAACATCCTCGCCATTGCTGGCAATTTCACTGTACTCCTCGTTCTCATAACTAGCCATTACAAGCTCACTGTTCCCCGCTTCCTCATGTGCAACCTCTCCTTTGCCGATTTCTGCATGGGACTTTACCTGCTGCTCATCGCTTCTGTTGACGCCCAGACAAGCGGTCAGTACTACAACCACGCCATAGACTGGCAAACGGGCAGCGGCTGCAGCGCTGCCGGCTTTTTCACCGTGTTTGCGAGCGAGCTCTCGGTGTACACGCTAACGGTGATCACTATAGAAAGATGGCACACGATCACCTACGCCATGCAGCTGGATCGAAAGCTGCGACTGAGGCACGCCGTGCCGATCATGCTCGGTGGCTGGATATTCTCCGTTTTCATAGCAGCGCTGCCTCTCTTAGGGGTCAGCAGTTACATGAAGGTCAGCATTTGTTTACCCATGGATATTGAAACGGGTCTTTCCCAAGCCTACATACTGCTGATCTTAGTGCTAAATGTTGTCGCCTTCGTTGTCATTTGTGCTTGCTACATTAAGATTTACATAGCTGTTCAGAATCCAGAGCTGGTAGCTGCCAATAAAGACACCAAGGTCGCCAAGAGAATGGCAATACTGATCTTCACGGATTTTACCTGCATGGCGCCCATCTCCTTTTTTGCCATATCCGCTGCCTTTAAAGTACCTCTCATCACAGTGACAAACTCCAAGatcttgctggttttattttaccCTGTCAACTCCTGTGCAAACCCATTTCTCTACGCAATTTTCACCAAAGCATTTCGAAGGgatttctttctgctgatgAGCAAGCTTGGTTGCTGTAAGAGCCGAGCAGAGCTTTACAGGATGAACTATTTCTCTGCTTATACCTCCAACTGCAAGAACAGCAACTCAGCCACAGCCCCCAGCAAAGCCTCACAAGCGCTGCTGCTCTTGTCGGCATTAGAGAAGCCGTATCCTGCGGTACGAGAGAAGACATCttacaatgaaaattaaactggaGCGCCAATAGATGCGGCACTTTGCAAGGCCAGTTGTAATTATTTTAGTGACTAGGGATTATTTTATAGTATCTTGAACATttcacaataaataaaaatgccaatCAATAATTCTTATGCAACATAACTGTTCTGACGTTCCAAGtggtattttcccttttcttcttttgtaatgATAGGTGTGGAAGGTAACTACTAGGCAAAACTCTTCTTTGGGTGGAACCAGAGGAGCCCAGGAGTAGTCAAGGTGCTCTTGAAGTTAACGGGTACTGCAGTGATGGCAGTGTGGCTCCTTTCTCTCCAGATCTGCTTTCCTAGGGTATTTAAAGCCTGTCTGCTACCTTTCATGCCTTCTTTTTCCACTCTTATCAGATGCGCTGGCATTATTGGGTTAAAGAAAGGAGCACTAAACTAGATGCCTCCCTTCATTTCATCAACAGAAACTTCCAATTACACAGCCACATACAGCTGGTTAAAGAACAGTGTTCAAGTGGTAGCTTGTAAAGATGTCACCAAGGAGAAAAGCTGACCTGCTGAACCTTTCTTAATAGCAATTTCACAGTTTACATTACCTACCGGTTCAGACCCAGCtctaatttactttaaaaaattgacCCATACACAGCCATGTATGATCTGGAAATCACAAAAGATGCAATAGCTGTAAAACCCCACCTGCTGCACCCAGGAATGTATTTTGTATGTCatacgtgcacacacacaaatcacATCAGCTGTAAATGCTCCCTCGCAGCAGTAGGATAGCTGCTTCCTGCACAGGCAAATAAGTGCTGCCTTGTTTTCTCTCCAGGGACAGTCTCATGAATTCTTTTCATCTGCCCACTCTCCAGCATCACCAGTGCCAGTGGCATTTGGGATGCACTGGGGACTCCTCAGTACTCGCAGTCCAACTCCATTCCCAGCAGATGAAGCAGAGTAGTTACTTTTTAGTAACTGTGTTTTCCCATAAAAATCTATCATTTCTTTCACCATGCATTGCCTGATGCTACGGAGATCCAGATTTGTGGCTGCATTCCTAATTTAAGTAAGAATTGAGCATTCTTTTGTTATTGCAGCGTATTTACTCTGTCCACAGCAAATAAGCTGTCACCCTCGCACAGTTCACTTGCCGTGAGCCAACACCGCACCTTATTGAAGTTGGAGATTCAATGTGTAAGTTCTTACCTGCATCATATGGGCCAAACAATCTGTACTGGGTGACAAGCTGCAGATTGCACTGAACACCAGTCAGGATCCCTGCGGGAGTCTGCCCCAGGCACGTCCTAAGGAGGCTACGTTCTGCAGTGCCCCGTCTTCTGAAAATGAGGGACTTAGTTATTGGAAAGTTCACAGTCTTGTGGGCAAAAACAGACGCAAAAGCTGCGGACTGCAGATCAAGCCTCTTCCCAGGTTGCTTAATCTTGACAGGTTGGTTACATTGCCTATGACGGGAGGAACACGAGCACTTACATTTCATCAAACCAATATTGTAGCGCGACACCTACATCTGGCAGTTTATGGTTCACAGAAGgtaaagcaaatgcattttatttaggcTTGTAGTCAAAGTTTTAGCATCTTAGATCACATTCTGTAGATGATGCTCACGGTATCCGAAGACAGATCCTCAGCTGATATCATACGGACCTCCCCTGCACTCAGCAGGGCAGTGCAGCTGTGATCTTAGATCCGTGCTTACTCCAGAACAGTCACAGCCTAACAGTTCTTGACGGCCACCAAAAGTGCAGACTCTGGTATATAAGAAAATGGTATTATTGCAATCACTTTAAACCTcttacattttccttctcaacTGAGTCCTTTGCTTTCAAGTCTGTGACAGCAAGAGTAAAAATCTGCGTTCCAACGCACAGCTCTTGTTGCCAAAACACTGCACTGCAAATTAAATTTGCTTCACATTAATGAAAGTGGTTCTTTGTACTAGTGACTGGTTTATCATTAGCTTATAATTGTGTTAATTAGAAATAACATCTCTGGCCCTCTCTTACCTTCAGCTTAACACCATGGTTTCAATCAGTATGAAAGCTCTGTAAGCATAGCCATACTCACGAGCAGTTTGCACACGTGGGGAACGAAGCAGCATCGAGAACAGAGGAGGCTTAAAACTCTACAGTTTAGCAATCAGTAAAAATTCCGTATGATGCATGTCTTTATACACACCAGCTCCTGAGCTTAGCAGACGAGCAAACACGACTACTATAGGGTATTTAACTGTAATAGACACTAAAGACactagtggaaaaaaacccctacctGGCCTGAGGCTTCTCTGTCACCTATCTCAAAACTGATTTTCAAGACTTGTTTCTTGAGTCCTGCACATGATTTAGGAGATGGCAAAATAATGTCTTGAGTGGGCAATAACTG
This Buteo buteo chromosome 12, bButBut1.hap1.1, whole genome shotgun sequence DNA region includes the following protein-coding sequences:
- the LOC142037543 gene encoding lutropin-choriogonadotropic hormone receptor, with translation MVPTLLLLLLLLLFLPAAAGGRCPPRCACSQGALRCPPPPRGALPAPPRASFTHLPVKVIASHAFEGLRDAFIIEISQSDSLERIEASAFDSLPTLSEILILNTKNLLHIEDGAFRNLPRLKYLSICNTGIRQFPDLTQIFSLEAHFILELCDNLRMTTIPQNAFQGMNNESLTLKLYKNGFEDIHSHAFNGTKLNQLILKDNKNLRRIHNEALRGAVGPDVLDISSTALESLPSYGLEAIQVLNATSSYSLKRLPPLDKFSSLLEAALTYPSHCCAFRNLRTEKQNSLLSIFDNFSKECESTMTRPTNEIFYNTSLWSSEKNTYLFATGEETSPYSYSAIFDDGEVTGFDFEYDFCQPKILTCTPEPDAFNPCEDILGYSFLRVLIWFINILAIAGNFTVLLVLITSHYKLTVPRFLMCNLSFADFCMGLYLLLIASVDAQTSGQYYNHAIDWQTGSGCSAAGFFTVFASELSVYTLTVITIERWHTITYAMQLDRKLRLRHAVPIMLGGWIFSVFIAALPLLGVSSYMKVSICLPMDIETGLSQAYILLILVLNVVAFVVICACYIKIYIAVQNPELVAANKDTKVAKRMAILIFTDFTCMAPISFFAISAAFKVPLITVTNSKILLVLFYPVNSCANPFLYAIFTKAFRRDFFLLMSKLGCCKSRAELYRMNYFSAYTSNCKNSNSATAPSKASQALLLLSALEKPYPAVREKTSYNEN